A genomic stretch from Solibacillus isronensis includes:
- a CDS encoding MerR family transcriptional regulator: MTKKTYSIQQVSNLTNLSKQLIRKWEDRYQIIQPDRLDNGYRVYTEDEVQTLLQLKQYINSGMTIKQAVDHYIKNKDVPEADPVSFFHKALIQAGTEANEHEILHLLEQAHHKFGVEKLIQDIVVPFLHEVGQLWCEKAWGEYQEAISSQTVRDFLSHLRRHFYVPDDAPLALGSCLPGERHEIPMQILLIQCMLRGYRTLMLGPSPAPTAIQSAIALKKPAIVLLTGSTEIAYNEFAQSIHTLEKLAQVHEHISFYIGGAGTELFYEQFQLKALKLARTIDDILPPANL, translated from the coding sequence ATGACTAAAAAAACTTACTCGATACAACAAGTATCTAACTTGACGAATCTTTCTAAACAACTGATCCGAAAATGGGAAGATCGCTACCAAATCATTCAACCGGATAGATTAGACAATGGCTACCGCGTATATACGGAAGATGAAGTTCAAACGTTATTGCAGCTGAAACAATATATAAATAGCGGTATGACGATTAAACAAGCGGTAGATCACTATATCAAAAATAAGGATGTACCAGAAGCTGACCCTGTATCGTTCTTCCACAAAGCACTAATTCAAGCTGGGACCGAAGCAAACGAACATGAAATTTTGCATTTGCTCGAACAGGCACACCATAAATTCGGTGTAGAGAAGCTGATCCAGGATATTGTCGTCCCCTTCCTTCATGAAGTAGGACAGCTTTGGTGTGAAAAAGCATGGGGCGAATACCAAGAAGCGATTAGCAGTCAAACAGTGCGTGACTTTTTAAGCCACCTTCGTCGACATTTTTATGTTCCGGACGATGCGCCACTCGCATTAGGGAGCTGTCTACCTGGAGAGAGACATGAAATCCCAATGCAAATTCTGCTTATCCAATGTATGTTGCGGGGTTACCGCACACTAATGCTGGGACCATCACCGGCTCCAACAGCGATACAGTCTGCTATCGCTTTAAAGAAGCCAGCCATTGTACTGCTAACCGGATCTACCGAGATTGCTTACAATGAATTTGCCCAGTCCATTCACACACTCGAAAAATTGGCACAAGTTCACGAGCATATTTCTTTTTATATAGGTGGTGCAGGAACAGAACTTTTTTATGAACAGTTCCAATTGAAAGCTTTAAAATTAGCAAGAACAATTGATGATATCCTTCCGCCCGCTAACCTTTAG
- a CDS encoding RNA polymerase alpha subunit C-terminal domain-containing protein → MVERKRTLRICPMGHRYYKSTDCGTCPKCEQANRPSEGFLSRLSSPARNALINAGITELEHLAEYTEKEILQLHGIGPSSLPTLKHAMAEKNVNFKS, encoded by the coding sequence ATGGTGGAAAGGAAGCGGACATTGCGTATTTGTCCAATGGGGCACCGGTATTATAAAAGTACAGATTGCGGAACTTGTCCTAAGTGTGAGCAGGCAAATAGACCATCTGAAGGATTTTTATCTCGTTTATCCTCCCCTGCGCGTAATGCATTAATAAACGCGGGCATTACCGAGTTGGAGCATCTTGCTGAATATACGGAAAAAGAAATTTTACAATTGCATGGGATTGGACCTTCTTCATTGCCTACATTAAAACATGCGATGGCCGAGAAAAACGTAAATTTTAAAAGTTAA
- the ahpF gene encoding alkyl hydroperoxide reductase subunit F, which yields MLDNQIKAQLQQYLSMLEGDLLIKVSVNDDKTSQEMLNLVEELEKMSPRITVQHALLERTPSFSINKVGEGESGITFAGLPLGHEFTSLVLALLQVSGRAPKIDAAVVKRIQAIKQPLKFETYVSLTCHNCPDVVQALNIMAVLNPNISNVMIEGGAFQDEIKDRDIMAVPTVYLNGENFGGGRMELEDILTKLGEVSDGSEFADKEVFDVLVVGGGPAGSAAAIYSARKGIRTGIVAERFGGQVNDTLSIENIIGTKATEGPAFVSSLEAHVLDYDIDVMKSQRAAKIEKKDLIEVTLENGAVLKGKTVILSTGARYRQLEVPGEEEFKNKGVAYCPHCDGPIFKGKDVAVIGGGNSGVEAAIDLAGIVNHVTLIQRNSELKADKVLQERVRSLKNVTVITNALTTEITGTDKVNGLTYKDVVTGEEKHIELQGVFVQIGLLPNTEFLEGAVEMNAHGEIIIDKHGATNIPGIFAAGDCTDTVYKQIVISMGSGATAALGAFDYMIRNIVSPEFVEA from the coding sequence GTGTTAGATAATCAGATTAAAGCGCAATTACAACAGTATTTATCAATGCTCGAAGGTGATTTATTAATTAAAGTGAGTGTTAATGACGACAAAACTTCGCAAGAAATGCTCAATTTAGTTGAAGAGTTGGAAAAGATGTCGCCTCGTATTACCGTCCAACATGCATTATTAGAACGTACACCGAGTTTCAGTATTAATAAAGTAGGTGAAGGGGAATCCGGTATTACATTTGCTGGGTTACCGCTTGGTCATGAATTTACATCATTAGTTTTAGCGCTTTTACAAGTTTCAGGTCGTGCACCGAAAATTGATGCAGCAGTTGTAAAACGTATTCAAGCGATTAAGCAGCCATTGAAGTTTGAAACGTACGTTAGTTTAACTTGTCACAACTGTCCGGATGTTGTGCAAGCATTGAACATTATGGCGGTTTTAAATCCAAACATCTCGAACGTCATGATCGAAGGTGGGGCATTCCAGGATGAAATTAAGGATCGAGACATTATGGCAGTGCCTACAGTATATTTAAACGGCGAAAACTTTGGTGGCGGTCGTATGGAGCTGGAAGATATTTTAACGAAGTTAGGTGAAGTATCGGACGGCTCGGAATTTGCAGATAAAGAAGTTTTTGATGTATTGGTAGTAGGTGGTGGTCCTGCAGGTTCAGCGGCTGCTATTTATTCGGCGCGTAAAGGGATTCGTACAGGTATCGTAGCAGAACGTTTCGGTGGTCAGGTTAACGATACGTTATCAATTGAAAATATTATTGGAACAAAGGCAACAGAAGGCCCTGCATTTGTTTCGAGCTTAGAAGCACATGTATTGGATTATGATATCGATGTGATGAAATCACAACGTGCAGCGAAGATCGAGAAAAAGGATTTAATCGAAGTAACGTTAGAAAATGGCGCGGTATTAAAAGGGAAAACAGTAATCCTTTCTACAGGGGCTCGTTATCGTCAACTTGAGGTACCTGGCGAGGAAGAATTTAAGAATAAAGGTGTTGCGTATTGCCCTCATTGTGACGGCCCGATTTTCAAAGGGAAAGATGTTGCAGTAATCGGCGGCGGTAACTCGGGTGTAGAAGCGGCGATCGACTTAGCGGGTATTGTAAATCATGTTACGCTAATACAACGTAACAGTGAGTTGAAGGCAGATAAAGTGTTGCAAGAGCGCGTTCGCAGTCTAAAAAACGTTACAGTTATTACAAACGCTTTAACTACTGAAATTACAGGAACTGATAAAGTAAATGGTTTAACGTATAAAGATGTTGTGACAGGTGAAGAAAAGCATATTGAATTACAAGGTGTATTCGTTCAAATTGGCTTATTGCCAAATACGGAGTTCCTTGAAGGGGCAGTAGAGATGAATGCACATGGCGAAATTATTATAGATAAGCACGGTGCAACTAATATTCCGGGAATCTTTGCGGCAGGCGATTGCACAGACACAGTATACAAACAAATTGTTATTTCAATGGGCTCTGGGGCAACAGCTGCCTTAGGGGCATTTGACTATATGATCCGTAATATTGTTTCGCCTGAATTTGTAGAAGCATAA
- the ahpC gene encoding alkyl hydroperoxide reductase subunit C — protein sequence MALIGKEIAPFAAKAFQKGEFIDVTSENFKGQWSVVCFYPADFTFVCPTELEDLQNEYATLKSLGVEVYSVSTDTHFTHKAWHDTSEAIGKIEYFMIGDPSHTISKAFDVLNEEDGLAERGTFIIDPDGVVQALEINAGGIGRDASILVNKIKAAQYVRNNPGEVCPAKWEEGGETLTPSLDLVGKI from the coding sequence ATGGCATTAATCGGTAAAGAAATCGCACCATTCGCTGCGAAAGCATTCCAAAAAGGCGAATTCATCGACGTAACTTCAGAAAACTTCAAAGGACAATGGTCAGTAGTATGCTTCTACCCAGCAGACTTCACATTCGTTTGCCCAACTGAGTTAGAAGACTTACAAAACGAATATGCTACTTTAAAATCTTTAGGAGTAGAAGTTTATTCAGTATCGACTGATACACACTTCACTCACAAAGCATGGCATGATACTTCTGAAGCAATCGGTAAAATCGAATATTTCATGATTGGTGACCCATCTCATACAATTTCTAAGGCATTTGACGTGTTAAACGAAGAAGACGGTTTAGCTGAGCGCGGTACATTCATCATCGATCCAGACGGCGTTGTACAAGCATTAGAAATCAATGCTGGCGGTATCGGCCGTGACGCTTCAATTTTAGTGAACAAAATTAAAGCAGCTCAATATGTACGTAACAATCCAGGTGAAGTTTGCCCAGCTAAATGGGAAGAAGGCGGCGAAACGTTAACACCAAGCTTAGATTTAGTAGGTAAAATCTAA
- a CDS encoding DUF948 domain-containing protein, translating into MNPWLIAALVILGIAVVLLIVCIIVVIGPIKKVVTLLLAHAEGIKKQLSPIQTETTKLTTTVNHLMADIEYKKESVQSVIQSVKHTGKILDQVSDVSHDATVKVMKKANNDPQRQAEVERWTNTAMGIIQRKA; encoded by the coding sequence ATGAATCCGTGGTTAATAGCAGCCCTTGTTATACTGGGAATTGCTGTAGTTCTGTTAATCGTCTGTATTATTGTAGTAATCGGACCAATAAAAAAGGTTGTTACACTGCTGTTGGCACATGCTGAAGGAATTAAAAAACAGCTGAGCCCTATTCAAACCGAAACAACGAAATTAACAACAACAGTCAATCATTTGATGGCAGATATCGAATATAAAAAAGAATCTGTCCAGTCTGTTATTCAATCTGTCAAACATACAGGTAAAATATTGGATCAAGTGAGCGATGTGTCACACGATGCGACCGTGAAGGTTATGAAGAAAGCGAACAATGATCCTCAACGACAAGCTGAGGTAGAGCGCTGGACCAATACTGCAATGGGTATCATTCAGCGCAAAGCATGA
- a CDS encoding NlpC/P60 family protein, protein MRKILLQIGVICLLLAAVTNTGYAQIFSDVKNDSKLTEELTVLNNLGGVVQSPNESFRADDPITRYEVAEFIVRTMQIDLEMSTIPTYLDIPADDPRMPVIAAITELGMMTGFEGKFNPDVKLSRAQAVKILVPAFQLTGQAAISYTDIAKNHSAVPAIQALVANKIVYPAKNQKFNPSDMMTRADFVSYLARIIEPSLRPAEPEQPVFQSCVKETAKKRYVVDVAVTNLWNKPNQARAVDYPSTKNPVEMQKWISSLSLSQKKWLVGRTDTQALYGDEVSLLETKGKWQRIAAKDQYVPYLKAGYPGWVPKSHVVATNKNYEDCGIAIITADKTNLLEKDAKTKFLQISYATILPVIEETAKYYYVETPGDGVKLLKKSAAKSYESYSEVPKPTATTIINEAKRYLGLPYLWAGTSSWGYDCSGILYAVFRTHGIMIPRDSFYQATGGKAVAKKNLKPGDLVFFAYNGGKGKVYHVGLYIGDGKMLHAPHYASKVKIESMNSGVYKKNYSGARRYL, encoded by the coding sequence ATGAGGAAAATTTTACTTCAAATTGGGGTAATTTGCTTGCTGTTAGCGGCAGTAACAAATACAGGCTATGCCCAAATTTTTTCGGATGTAAAAAATGATTCTAAATTAACTGAAGAGCTTACAGTGTTAAATAATTTAGGTGGAGTGGTACAATCGCCAAACGAAAGTTTTCGTGCAGATGATCCGATTACACGCTATGAAGTGGCTGAGTTTATCGTACGCACAATGCAAATTGATTTAGAAATGAGTACAATTCCTACATATTTAGACATTCCTGCAGATGATCCGCGCATGCCTGTTATTGCAGCAATAACTGAGCTTGGCATGATGACTGGGTTTGAAGGGAAATTTAATCCGGATGTAAAATTATCGCGAGCACAAGCGGTAAAAATTTTGGTACCTGCGTTTCAATTAACGGGGCAGGCGGCAATTTCATATACGGATATTGCAAAAAATCATAGTGCCGTACCTGCAATTCAAGCATTAGTAGCAAATAAAATTGTATACCCGGCAAAAAATCAAAAATTCAATCCGAGTGATATGATGACTCGCGCGGATTTTGTTTCGTATCTTGCAAGAATTATTGAGCCATCATTAAGACCTGCCGAACCTGAACAGCCAGTGTTCCAAAGCTGTGTAAAAGAAACGGCGAAAAAGCGTTATGTAGTTGATGTCGCAGTAACAAATTTATGGAATAAACCTAACCAGGCGCGTGCTGTTGATTATCCTTCGACAAAAAACCCGGTAGAAATGCAAAAATGGATTTCATCATTAAGTTTATCTCAAAAGAAATGGCTTGTTGGACGTACAGATACCCAAGCGTTATATGGAGATGAGGTTTCATTGCTTGAAACAAAAGGGAAATGGCAACGTATCGCGGCAAAAGATCAATATGTACCATATTTAAAGGCAGGTTATCCTGGATGGGTTCCAAAATCTCATGTTGTGGCAACGAACAAAAACTACGAGGATTGCGGTATTGCAATTATTACCGCAGATAAAACCAATCTGTTAGAAAAAGATGCGAAAACGAAATTTTTACAAATTAGCTATGCAACTATTTTGCCGGTAATTGAGGAGACTGCAAAATATTATTATGTAGAGACACCAGGTGATGGGGTTAAACTACTAAAGAAAAGTGCAGCAAAATCGTATGAATCCTATAGTGAAGTTCCAAAACCGACAGCTACTACAATCATTAACGAAGCGAAGCGTTATTTGGGCTTGCCGTATCTTTGGGCAGGAACCTCTTCGTGGGGCTATGACTGCTCAGGTATTTTATATGCCGTATTCCGTACACACGGCATCATGATTCCGAGGGATTCATTCTATCAGGCAACAGGCGGTAAAGCTGTTGCGAAGAAAAATTTAAAGCCGGGCGACCTTGTATTCTTCGCGTATAATGGCGGCAAAGGGAAAGTGTACCATGTTGGCCTCTATATCGGTGACGGTAAAATGTTACATGCACCACACTACGCATCGAAAGTAAAAATCGAATCAATGAATAGTGGTGTTTACAAAAAGAACTATTCTGGTGCAAGACGCTATTTATAA
- a CDS encoding MerR family transcriptional regulator, with product MYSIGEFSKKTGITIRTLRYYGEKGLLIPARISEGGQRYYNDANIITVQKIVTFKYLDYSLEEIKELIKKDDSLLQSLEHQKLQLLKKKKQLEQMLATIDTAIHIHQENTAVDPTTLLLIIHSLLTEKAQKDYLRQYIPEPLIERIYSYLDMNFIEINRRYIESLFEIKQAFLHPPEDTELKQLIEQLFYIIPPELTKSLAQEFEKYENVDFDNWLFTIPLSSEEENWLLDQATRLNILEGVIT from the coding sequence ATGTATTCAATCGGGGAATTTTCTAAAAAGACAGGCATTACGATTCGAACTTTGCGGTATTACGGAGAAAAGGGTTTATTAATACCTGCCCGTATTTCTGAAGGTGGGCAGCGCTATTATAATGACGCTAATATCATCACTGTCCAAAAGATCGTTACTTTCAAATACCTTGATTATTCTCTAGAGGAAATTAAAGAGCTGATCAAAAAAGATGATTCTTTGCTTCAATCTTTGGAACATCAAAAGTTGCAGTTACTAAAGAAGAAAAAACAGCTGGAACAAATGCTTGCAACGATTGATACAGCGATTCATATTCACCAGGAAAATACGGCTGTCGATCCAACTACATTACTGCTCATCATTCACAGTTTACTGACAGAGAAGGCTCAAAAGGATTATTTAAGACAGTATATTCCGGAGCCGCTCATTGAACGGATATACAGTTATTTAGATATGAATTTTATCGAAATTAATCGGCGTTACATTGAAAGTCTCTTTGAAATTAAACAGGCTTTCCTGCATCCGCCAGAAGATACGGAACTGAAACAACTGATCGAACAGCTATTTTATATTATCCCGCCAGAACTAACGAAAAGTTTAGCGCAGGAATTTGAAAAATATGAAAATGTTGATTTTGATAATTGGTTATTTACGATTCCGCTTTCTAGTGAGGAAGAAAATTGGCTGTTGGATCAAGCAACACGATTGAACATATTAGAGGGGGTTATTACATGA
- a CDS encoding ABC transporter ATP-binding protein, whose translation MNVQLKQLWELIKKSKFPKKLVIIVFVLSIIETLASLAVPLFTMNMINDFSTTGFAWTAVTAVALILVIQAVLSGLTYFLMRMLGERIVANLRNTLWQHILHLKTPYFDAHESGETMSRITQDTSVVKELVTDHLVSFVSGIFSIIGAIAILLWIDWKMTLLMLIAVPLAIFVTLPLGQKMHKIAKANQDELASFSGHLGRVLSNIRLVKSSQTEPLERKRGENRIEQLYRFGLKEAKILAILSPIMTLIMMIVLILLFGYGGTQVSLGAISSGELVAIMIYLVQIIIPFTQMATFFTALQKALGATERIQSIIAQATEKISGLSIPASAQNIIFQNVKFQYAEQPILKGMNFTIPSGKTTAFVSSSGGGKTTMFSLIERFYEVTEGEILYGQTNIEQYDLYEWRKLFGYVTQDAPLMNGSIRENVLYGQNKATDEQVIEALKAAYAYDFVMALDQGIETEVGEGGIKLSGGQKQRIAIARAILRNPQILLLDEATSNLDNESEREVQLALQTLMQNRTTIIIAHRLSTITNADQILLFEDGQLSGAGTHAELINSHSYYKQLWSKMQMI comes from the coding sequence ATGAACGTTCAGCTGAAGCAATTATGGGAACTCATTAAAAAAAGCAAATTCCCCAAAAAACTCGTCATCATCGTTTTTGTTTTAAGTATTATCGAAACACTCGCTTCACTTGCTGTACCGTTATTTACGATGAATATGATTAACGATTTTTCGACTACTGGTTTTGCTTGGACAGCGGTCACTGCCGTTGCTCTAATTTTAGTCATACAAGCGGTTCTGAGTGGGTTGACTTATTTTCTAATGCGTATGCTCGGAGAACGGATTGTCGCGAATTTACGAAATACACTTTGGCAACATATTTTACATTTAAAAACTCCTTACTTTGATGCCCACGAATCCGGGGAAACGATGAGCCGTATTACACAAGATACAAGCGTCGTAAAAGAACTGGTAACCGACCATCTAGTAAGCTTTGTATCGGGCATTTTTTCTATAATCGGGGCGATTGCAATTTTACTTTGGATCGACTGGAAAATGACGCTTCTTATGCTAATAGCCGTACCGCTTGCGATTTTTGTTACATTGCCACTGGGGCAGAAAATGCATAAAATCGCTAAAGCCAATCAGGACGAACTCGCTTCGTTCAGTGGGCATCTTGGACGGGTATTATCAAATATCCGACTTGTAAAATCTTCGCAAACCGAACCATTGGAAAGAAAACGGGGTGAAAACCGGATTGAGCAGCTTTACCGATTTGGTTTAAAGGAAGCAAAGATTCTCGCTATTTTATCTCCGATTATGACGCTCATTATGATGATTGTACTGATTCTTTTATTCGGGTATGGGGGCACACAAGTATCATTGGGAGCCATTTCTTCCGGGGAGCTTGTTGCGATTATGATTTACCTTGTGCAAATCATCATTCCCTTTACACAAATGGCAACTTTTTTCACAGCCTTACAAAAAGCACTTGGTGCAACAGAACGTATACAATCGATCATTGCACAGGCAACCGAAAAGATATCCGGCCTTTCCATTCCTGCGTCAGCACAAAATATCATTTTTCAAAATGTAAAGTTTCAATATGCCGAGCAGCCTATTTTAAAAGGGATGAACTTTACGATTCCTTCTGGTAAAACAACCGCATTTGTAAGCAGTAGTGGCGGCGGGAAAACGACGATGTTTTCTTTAATCGAACGCTTTTATGAAGTGACAGAGGGCGAAATTTTATATGGACAGACAAATATTGAGCAGTATGATTTATATGAATGGCGAAAATTGTTTGGGTATGTGACGCAGGACGCGCCCCTTATGAATGGGTCGATCCGTGAAAATGTTTTGTATGGTCAAAACAAAGCAACAGACGAACAAGTAATTGAAGCATTGAAGGCTGCATATGCCTATGATTTTGTAATGGCACTTGATCAAGGAATCGAAACAGAAGTTGGTGAAGGCGGCATTAAACTGTCAGGAGGACAAAAGCAGCGGATTGCGATTGCCCGTGCAATTCTACGCAATCCGCAAATATTGCTGCTTGATGAAGCAACATCGAATTTGGACAATGAATCCGAACGTGAAGTTCAGCTCGCTTTACAGACGTTAATGCAAAACCGGACGACCATCATTATTGCACATCGCCTTTCTACAATTACAAACGCCGATCAGATTTTACTGTTTGAAGATGGTCAGCTGTCAGGTGCAGGTACACACGCAGAACTTATTAATTCCCATTCATACTACAAACAGCTTTGGTCAAAAATGCAAATGATTTAG
- a CDS encoding DUF4097 family beta strand repeat-containing protein, with product MNEQQFLDLLDDHLAKLQQQERDDIRRDFEEYFENGRAEGKTTEEIIKSFGCVEELAEELLASYDEEDFMENVAVVKNDKPIPYQNVEIEANGVNVVIVPTDADEALIETKDKDQMTEATMQIKDDTLFISIKRQEQVRRFWFITIIGTVNTIDTVVYLPKKQYEKLVIHNDNGRIKVSETIAQQFYLKSDNGRILTDHIQGKVLDAHSANGRVVLTETNIEHVKASSNNGRIIAEDVLGQELQLESDNGRVEIKNVLGKINAQSRNGRIVAQLKTVQSPLKFESDNGQIILSTEGKLQNIEIDSWTAWGSVSIYNEKTSHYSHGTRENTIQLKTSNGKITVEDLLAQ from the coding sequence ATGAACGAGCAACAATTTTTAGATTTACTTGATGACCATTTAGCAAAATTACAACAGCAGGAAAGAGATGACATCCGCAGAGACTTTGAAGAATACTTTGAAAATGGACGAGCAGAAGGAAAAACGACAGAAGAAATTATAAAATCATTCGGGTGTGTTGAAGAACTGGCAGAAGAGCTTCTTGCTTCATATGATGAAGAGGACTTCATGGAAAATGTTGCGGTTGTGAAAAATGATAAGCCAATTCCGTATCAAAATGTAGAAATTGAAGCTAACGGTGTGAATGTTGTAATTGTTCCTACTGACGCGGACGAGGCTCTTATTGAAACAAAGGATAAGGATCAGATGACAGAAGCAACAATGCAAATAAAAGACGACACTCTATTCATCTCTATAAAGCGTCAGGAACAGGTCCGACGTTTTTGGTTTATAACAATAATAGGAACGGTCAATACAATAGATACTGTTGTTTATCTGCCTAAAAAGCAGTATGAAAAGCTTGTGATTCATAATGACAATGGACGGATTAAGGTGTCTGAAACAATCGCACAGCAATTTTATCTGAAATCAGATAACGGCCGTATTTTAACAGACCATATCCAAGGGAAAGTTCTTGATGCTCATTCGGCTAACGGACGAGTGGTGCTTACAGAAACCAACATTGAACATGTTAAAGCAAGTTCCAATAATGGCCGGATTATCGCAGAGGATGTATTGGGTCAAGAACTTCAGTTAGAATCAGATAACGGCCGTGTCGAGATTAAGAATGTATTAGGTAAAATCAATGCACAGTCACGAAATGGTCGTATTGTTGCACAGTTAAAAACGGTTCAATCACCATTAAAATTTGAATCTGATAATGGTCAAATAATATTGAGTACAGAAGGAAAACTTCAAAATATTGAAATTGATAGTTGGACTGCATGGGGATCGGTATCTATTTATAATGAAAAAACATCACATTATTCGCACGGCACTAGAGAAAACACCATACAGTTAAAAACAAGCAATGGGAAAATTACAGTTGAGGATCTTTTAGCTCAGTAA
- a CDS encoding PadR family transcriptional regulator, whose product MNPQFKKGVLNLCVLALLEKKDMYGYELVQAISTQIEISEGAVYPLLRRLTKDGLFTTYLMESTEGPPRKYYQITELGIEQLQSLLNEWESFISGVNTLIQGSE is encoded by the coding sequence ATGAATCCTCAATTTAAAAAAGGCGTATTGAATTTATGTGTCCTCGCCTTATTGGAAAAGAAAGATATGTATGGATATGAACTCGTACAAGCAATTTCTACACAAATCGAAATATCAGAAGGAGCGGTATATCCGCTGTTACGCAGATTAACAAAAGACGGTCTTTTTACAACATATTTAATGGAATCCACAGAAGGCCCACCGCGTAAATATTATCAAATTACCGAACTAGGGATTGAACAACTACAGAGCTTACTTAATGAATGGGAAAGTTTTATTTCAGGTGTAAATACTTTAATTCAAGGGAGCGAATAA
- a CDS encoding phospholipid phosphatase gives MDSYIFGFFTIAYVAIFVWGMAKHKKTASAILFLVIAALIYDNAILALGHLIGEGDLLETLSYGRFWLHAIFTPTLILYSLFVMKEANLHFAYKSWVPFTFGALWVVAMIVEYFAELSGLELAPEESYGVLSYSTTEAASGPPPMILIVLVALLIAAIMLAWKRKWWWMLVGTIVMTIGSAFPIDIGSDAITNAFELVLIATLMWTAIHFSNDRPYRRF, from the coding sequence ATGGATTCTTATATTTTCGGATTTTTCACGATTGCCTATGTTGCCATCTTCGTCTGGGGAATGGCAAAACATAAGAAAACTGCATCCGCCATTTTGTTTTTAGTTATTGCCGCCCTGATTTATGATAATGCAATATTAGCGTTAGGCCATCTTATCGGAGAGGGAGACCTTCTTGAAACCCTAAGCTATGGACGTTTTTGGCTCCATGCTATATTTACACCGACTTTAATACTTTATTCGTTGTTTGTAATGAAAGAGGCCAACCTTCATTTTGCCTATAAGAGTTGGGTTCCTTTTACATTTGGTGCTTTATGGGTTGTTGCCATGATTGTCGAATATTTTGCGGAGCTGAGTGGACTGGAACTAGCTCCGGAGGAATCTTATGGTGTACTTAGCTACAGTACAACAGAAGCAGCATCCGGACCGCCACCAATGATTTTAATTGTCCTTGTCGCCTTATTAATTGCCGCAATCATGCTAGCCTGGAAAAGAAAATGGTGGTGGATGCTTGTTGGTACAATTGTTATGACAATCGGTAGTGCATTTCCGATTGATATTGGCAGTGATGCGATAACAAATGCTTTTGAGTTAGTGTTAATTGCGACTTTAATGTGGACAGCGATCCATTTTTCAAACGACAGACCTTATAGAAGGTTTTAA